A stretch of DNA from Staphylococcus sp. KG4-3:
ATACGAAAAAATTATCTTTTACACAAACATTTAAATTTATGAAATGAGTGAGATTTTTGAAAAATATTAAACAGCCTAAAATCGCTATTACCGTAGTAACAGGTTTTTTAGGTAGTGGGAAAACAACTTTTCTCAGTAATTATGTAAAATATTTACTAAATAAAAATGAAAACCCAAGTATCATCGTAAATGAATACGGCAATATAGATGTAGATAGCAATGCATTAAGCCATGATATAGAGGTTGCATCGATATTAAATGGTTGCATATGTTGTGACTTGCAACGGGATTTAATAAAACAATTAAAACATTTTATTAACAAAAGTGCAATGCACCATATTATAATTGAGGCTACGGGTATCGCACACCCAATTGAAATTATTGCGGCTTGCCAAGATCCTGAAATCGTTGAACACCTTGCCACACCAGTAGTTATAGGCTTAGCAGACGCACCGAGATTTTTGAATAGAGCCCAATGTACTGATAGTACAATACAATTAATGGAAGAACAATTAAAAGTAAGTCATGCAATTGTAATCAATAAAATGGATTTGTTGAAAAGCGTTGAGTACGATAAGATAAAAGAAATTGAAAAAATTAACCCACAAGCACTGAAATTTTATACATCATATGCTGATTTAAATATGGATAATTTAATTTTAACAACAGATGATAGTATGTCACATTTAGGTCAGCCAATGCATCATCATGGAATTAAGAGCTTACAGTATCAATTTACTGGGCCAATTGATCGTCAATTATTCTATCAGTTTATTTTACGGCTACCTGATAATGTTCTAAGATTAAAGGGATACGTCAAGTTTCACGATACGCCAAATGATATATATGAATTTCAATATGCATTTGGTTTGCCAGATTATGAAGTCATCGACACAGCGATGCCGTTAACAATTGTAATTATTGGTGAACAAATAGATGAAAACCAACTGCGCAATAAATTGGATATGCTACAGTTCACTTGATTATTGAATATAATAAAAAGGGTGTTGAAGATATATGAATAAAGTGAAAATTAATCAATACGTTTCTTTTTCGAATGTAATACAAGGGTTTTGGAGAGCGAAAGACTGGAACTGGACACCTCAACAATTAAATAGATATTTGAATGAATTGGTTGAAAGAGGTATTACAACTATGGATCATGCTGATATTTATGGCTCATACAGTTGTGAAAGTATCTTTGGTGAAGCGCTAAAATTATCACCACAACTTCGTGATCAAATTGAAATTGTAACTAAATGTGGTATTGTATTGCCATCAAGTCCACTTCATGAAACAAGTGGCCATCGCTATGATCATAGTAAAGAGCATATTGTTCAATCTGTTGATCGTTCGTTACAAAACTTACAAGTTGAGCAACTAGACTCTCTGCTCATTCATAGACCATCACCTTTAATGGACCCTAACGAAGTGACTGAAGCAATAAAAGCATTGGTTAAACAAGGAAAAGTTAAGTCATTTGGTGTTTCAAACTTCAATAAATCTGAATATGATTTACTAAGCAAATGTTTAGTTTGTGATAAATTGCATATCACTTTAAATCAACTGGAAGTGTCGCCATATACTTTAGACGCTATTGAAAATGGTATCATTAATCATATGTATAAAGATGATGTTAAAATTATGTCGTGGAGCCCTATGGCAGGTGGTAAATTATTCGATTTAGAAGACGAAAAATCTGCTAGAATCATGGCAGTTGTTTCTCCTTTAGCACAAAAATATAATGTAACCTTGAATGGTATCGTTATGGCATGGTTAAATAAACATCCTGCATCACTAATGCCAGTGCTAGGCACACACAAAATCGAACGTATTGATGAAGCGATTAATGGCTTGAAGGTGTCACTTACAGATCAAGAATGGTTTGATATTTATACGGCTTCTTTAGGTCATGACATCCCGTAGTTTAAAGTTTGAAGGAGTAAAGATAATGAATACAGAGAACGAACAACATCAATTAAAACAACATAAGTTTCAACGTAATTTTATTAATTTTCCGTTTTTAGGTTTTGCCTTAGTCATTGCAATATTAAATATTGTATATCCTGATATTAATATAATGATGACACTTTTTGGACTATTTTTCTTTTATAATGGTGCTATTTTATTCATAGCATTTATTAAACATTATAAACGTGTAATGGTTTTAGCATTGATACTAACAATTTTAAGTATGGTTCTATTTGGCTTATCAATGTATTTATATGCGTTAACAAATAATCTATTTTAATGCTTTGTTTTAACGAGCTTTAGGAGGAAATGAATGGAACAGTGGATAACGCATTTTATGGAGCAACATGGCTATTTAGGTATAGGATTATTAATCTTATTGGAAAATATATTTCCACCAATACCATCTGAAATCATTTTAACTTTTGGTGGTTTTATGACAACTAAGTCTGATTTAGGCTTTATTGGCGTGACAATCACTTCAACGCTTGGTTCTGTTATTGGGGCTATTGTTCTCTATGGTATTGGTGCCTGGATCGGCGAGCGGAACTTATATCGCTTTGTAAACCGTTATGGGAAATTTTTACGTGTGAAAATCAAAGATATAGATAGAACAATTAATTGGTTTGAAAAGTATGGATATTGGACAATTTTCTTTTGTCGTTTTGTGCCACTGTTAAGAAGTTTAATCTCCATCCCAGCTGGTTTAACTCGAATGAATATACCTTTGTTTATTTTGTTTACTACGCTTGGTACCTTAATTTGGAATATCGTACTGATTTATTTAGGACAAGCAGTGGGCGGAAATTGGCATGCAATTGTTTACTACATGAATATCTATTCTAAAATTATTTATTTCATTTTAATTGTTTTAGTCATTTTTATAATTTGGAAATGGATTAAAAGGCAAAAAACACATAAGTAAATTTGATAATTTAACTTAACGAAATGAAATCATTATCGGTGGCTAGAGATGATATAATTTAAGTAACGTGATCAAGAGATTGTATGAGGGAGTTGCTTTTATGACAAAACAAAAAGTTTCTATTATAGGTGGCGGCAATACGGGTGCAACATTGGCTTTTATTGTTGCTCAACAAGAGTTGGCTGACGTTGTACTGATTGACCGTCCAACAAATGAAGGCCAAGTTAAAGGTAAAGCACTAGATATTTTAGAAAGTAGTCCAGTCTATGGCTTTGATATAAATGTAAAAGGGTCCGTTGACTATACTGATACAAAAAATTCAGATGTTGTAGTGATTACAGCAGGTGTGCCACGTAAACCTGGGATGAGTAGAGACGATTTAGTACAGGTTAATGAGGCGGTTATGCATGATGTTACAAAAGAAATCGTAAAATATTCACCTGATTGTAAGATTATCGTACTTACGAATCCTGTAGATGCTATGACGTATTCAGTATTGAAAGCTTCTGGATTTCCAAAAGAGCGAGTAATAGGACAATCCGGTGTATTAGATACATCAAGATATCTAACGTTTATTGCTGAAGCCTTAAAAGTTTCTATTAAAGATATTAAAGGTTTAGTATTAGGTGGTCATGGCGATACGATGGTTCCGTTAGTAGATTCAACTAATGTTAATGGAGTACCACTTCATAAACTACTTGATGCACAACAAATTGAGACAATTGTTGAACGTACACGTAAGGGCGGTGCAGAAATCGTAGAATTACTGGGAAATGGCTCAGCTTATTATGCTCCAGCTTCAGCAGTATACAGTATGATTGAAGCTATATTGAAAGACCAACATAGATTACTGCCTAGTATTGCACTACTAGAAGGGGAATATCAATTTACAGATATATGCTTAGGGGTTCCAACAATTTTAAGTTCAAATGGTATTGAAAGTATTGTAGATTTAAATTTATCTAATGATGAATATGAGCAATTAAAAGTTTCTGCAGAGTCGGTTCAAGAAGTTAAACAAGCATTAAAGCTTTAAAATATATGGCATAATGTATTCATATAAATTAGTTTATATATATAACGCTTTAGTTAAGGGTTGGGGCATAGTAACATGTCTTAGCCCTTATCTTTGATAATGATGAGGTAGTAATAAAGATTTGTTAAATAAAGGTTTGCTTAGCTAATAAAAATATGGAAATCTGATAGAATATATTTGCTTTATTTAGGGAAATGAATCGATTTTTGATCACATTATCATAATGGATGAACCAATGTTTGTGCACATAAAAAGCTGTCGACAAAAGTTTAAAGGCTTGTCGACAGCTTAGTATTGTTTAGGGAAGTAAATAAATTATTACATATATTTATAGGGATGAGACCGTTTGTTTATACATATAATAATAAATGCTTCATAAATCTATTAAAATCTAAAGACACAAATATATAAAGTTACGTATTCAAAAAACGTTAATATATACATATATTTTAATCTTAATTTTATGTTGATGGGGACGCTCCAATTTGGAAAACGACGTTCATAATAAAATAGTTGTAGATAAAATAAACCAATACCTAATGGGAACAACATCAATATAATGCTGTGAAGATATGAAAAACCTACATCATGTAATAAATGTCCGATGATTAATTGACATAAAATTAAAACAATAATGAGAACTAAAATATTCAAAGTCATTTTACGCTACGCACTCCTTTCGCAAATAGGAAGATAATCACTTGTAATGCAATAAGTAATAAAATAAAACGTAACGTATCAGTATTTAAACTCGAAGATACTTCATTAAAAATATGAAGCGGTTCATGAATAAGATAAACTGAATGTAGACGTAAGAAGCGTCCAATAAATATACCGAGACCATTTAAGAACATCATAACTACAATAATTAATCTATTGAGCCAGAGATGTTGCGTGAATTGTTCCATTTCTAAAAACATTAGAATTAATAGGTAAATAGCTAGTAATACGCCAGATACAAGGAATGCAAAATACGCCCATTCACTAATTACTAAACCTTGATAGAAATTGAAATTAAACTGATTTAAATGTATTAAGTCAGTAATCATATACAAAGTATTTGGCACCATCAAGACAAAAATAAGTGTGAAAATAATGAATAGTGGCCACTCATATTTGTATTTTGGTTTAAATAGATTTAACAGTAAGCATAGTTCAAACGGCACATACGCTAGAAATAGATTAAGCGTCATAAATTGGAAATAATTATTGAAAAATATTGAAACTAATATCAATATAAGGAAAATGCTTCTAGCGATATAACGCGCTTGCATAAATACACCTACTTTCTTTTTAATTAAGCGCTAATATAATAGATTACTAATGAATTGTAATTTGATTGTGCATTAGTAAATGCAATCTAAAACTTCTTTTGTGCTAATAAACGAAGATAAATATTAACCTATGTTTTTGAAATATGAGACTACATGATACATTTTTTAAATATAAATTTCAATTATTAACTTAAGTTATACATGTTAAACACACAGACGTAACTCTGTAGTAGGGTATTAAAACATGTGATTTATAGGAGAATAAATACAAGTATAAAAGCAGAGATGCTCCTAATATATTGAAACATCTCTGCTTACTACTCATTTTGCTTTTTGAACAAAGTTTAATCTAAAGTCACGCTTTTTACTTTAACTAACAAATTATAAATCTAACAGGTTTAACCCAATTGTTTCATTGTATTTGCGGTTTATATCTAAATTTGTCATTGTGATTACAATTTCTGCTGTAGCAGAAACGACGGCTTTAGTTAAATGTCCGCTCAATGTGTCATATTGGTTAGTTCCGAATGTGGCATGTAAATGCGCAAATGGCTTTTCGTCAATATGAGAGATATTACCCATTAAACTGATGAGCTCTAAAGGTTCATCAATGGTTTTCTTTTCATAAGTTTTGGTTTCTAAATTATAGAAGTTAAGTTCTGCGCTAGCACATGCACCGATGCCACTAACTGTGCCAAATTGTCCACCTTGTTCTGTTGCAATATCTGTTACTGCAGATACAATGTCTTCACCTTGTTCTAATACTAAAACAATCGTCTTACCATCTACTTGATAAATCATAGGAAACCTCCATCCTGAAAATTAGATACATCTTTATTATACAAGTTATAATTACGATATTATATGATAGTGATTAGAAAATAAATTTTTTATTGTCATTTCTCATGAAACTGTTATAAAATATTCTAATATTAGGCTTGTTCTCGTATATTAGAGAATGGAAAGCCGCTTCAAACAATTTATAAAAAGAAAGGAGCGAGCAACGTGAAGAAGCAGTTTATTATTTTATATTTTAATATTTTTCTTGTCTTTTTAGGTATTGGTTTAGTCGTTCCTGTGCTCCCTGTTTATTTAAAAGATTTAGGTTTAAAAGGTAGCGATTTAGGCATACTGGTAGCTGTATTTGCTTTAGCCCAAATGATTATCTCACCATTTGGCGGTACACTCGCAGATAAATTAGGTAAAAAGTTAATCATCTGTATTGGCTTAGGCCTATTTGCGATTTCAGAATTCTTATTTGCTGCAAGTCATACGTTCTCACTTCTGATTGTTTCTAGAATACTTGGTGGGTTTAGTGCAGGTATGGTTATGCCAGGTGTCACAGGCATGATCGCAGATATCTCATCAGGTAGAGATAAAGCTAAAAATTTTGGATACATGTCAGCAATAATTAATTCTGGATTTATTTTAGGGCCAGGGCTTGGTGGTTTATTAGCAGAAGTTTCACATAGATTACCATTCTATGTAGCGGGTTTTAGTGGCTGTTTAGCCTTGATACTTTCAATTATACTTATTAAAAATCCGAAACATGAAACGCAAGATGGATTTACCAAATATCAACCTGAGTTGCTAACAAAAATTGATTGGAAAGTCTTTCTTACGCCAATCATTTTAACCTTAGTACTAGCTTTCGGGTTGTCTTCATTTGAAACACTGTTCCCACTTTATACTGCAGACAAAGCACAATATTCTCCTATTGATATCTCGTTTGCTATCACAGGTGGCGGTATTTTGGGTGCAGTATTCCAAGTATTCTTCTTTGATAAGTTTATGAACTATTTTAAAGAATTAACGTTTATTACTTATTCATTGCTATATTCAGCAATTATTCTATTAGCATTAACTTTTGTTCACAGCTATTGGTCAATTATGTTAATTAGTTTTATTGTTTTTATTGGCTTTGATATGATTCGCCCAGCTATTACAAACTATTTCTCGAATATAGCAGGTAATAGACAAGGTTTCGCAGGTGGATTAAATTCTACGTTTACTAGTATGGGGAATTTTATCGGTCCATTAGTTGCAGGTACATTATATGATATTAATTTTGAATTTCCATTATACATGTCGATATTCGTCATGGTTTTAGGTATGCTGGTCATCTTTATAGAGAGCCAGTTGAGATCACGTTTTAGAAAAACATAATTCAACATAAGAAAGAGCGAATAGATTATAGTGTGGTTGACATGTCTGAATCCTATATATGTTATAGACACTAGTGATATTTTTTGAAATAATTTTTTCTCTATTATAGAAGCGGAGCAATGAAATCTGATTACAGTAATTAGATTTCATTGTTCCGCTTTTTTACACGTGAATTTAATTGTGTCAACGGTGATATTTATATTATTTGTGTTGAATAAAGTATTGAATATGACACTTGTATTAAATAAAGTAGGTTTTACGTAATAAACATGTAACAAAGGTTACGATTCTTTTAAATTGTGTTCTATATAAGTTTTTCGTCAATAATCTGTGATAACATGATAGGAAATGTAATAATTGTAAGTAAGGGGATAAACTTGAAAAATTTAATTTTAACTATCATGGCTTTCCTTCTCGCTTGCTGTTTAGCGTTTCTTCTTTTTATAGCTACAAATCAACAAGCTCTAGCCAAAGTTCATGAAACCATTTCTAGTTTTTCTATTGTGGATGAAATTGCAGAAGCTAAGGATATAACTAAAGAAAAAAGTGAGAATCCAATAAAAGCAGCAACAAAAGAAGAAATAAATAATGAACCGTATAACGCTGAAAACTATAAACCGATTGCCAAATTGACTACACATGATTTAAAAGATGACGAAGTTGGAAAAGCAAATTTACCTCCATTTTCCGATGCATTAAAAAAAGCACAAACAGTAGTGAATAAAGATAATAACGATTCAAATGTCTATAATGATTATGGTATTGATACAACATGCCAAGGGGCTCATTATTACATCTTTACATTTGAAAATAAAAGTAAACCAAATACGTATTATAGAGTAACTGTAGATGAAGATAATAAAGCAAGTGTTTTTGATAAGTCTTATCAAATCAAACAGCAAAATGATAAACCTAATATCTCTCCTCAAGAATCTGAGGTTATAGCGCAAAAATACGCTATTGATGAACTAGGTCAAAATGCAGTATTAAAAAATGTAAAAGAATCGAAAGATGGTATGTTTTATACTTTCCATGAATATAAGAAGAAAAGAGACTATAAAGTTGTTGTAAATAAAACGGGAGATGTAATTCGCCAACCATCACTTAATTAATCATTAAAATAGAGCTACACAAACGTTAACCCATGACGTTTATGTGGCTCTTTTTTATAAATGAAAAAAGTATTAAGTGAAACGTTTCAATGTTATGATAATATTAACGGTTAAAATGAATAATGAAGCGTAGATTATATTCAATCAGTACGTAAATTTTGTTTAAGAAAAGGATGAGCGTTTTGAGAAAAATAAAGAAAGCAATCATACCAGCTGCTGGTTTGGGTACGAGGTTTTTGCCGGCTACGAAAGCTATGCCGAAAGAAATGTTGCCGATCTTAGATAAACCTACAATTCAATATATAGTTGAAGAAGCGGCTCGTGCGGGTATTGAAGATATCATTATCGTAACAGGTAAACATAAAAGAGCTATCGAAGATCATTTTGATAATCAGAAAGAATTGGAAATGATTTTAGAAGAAAAAGATAAGCAAGAGTTACTTGAAAAAGTAAAATACTCTACAGAGCTTGCTAATATATTTTATGTTAGACAAAAAGAGCAAAAAGGATTAGGACATGCAATATATTCCGCACGTCAATTTATAGGCACTGAACCTTTTGCAGTATTATTAGGTGATGATATAGTCGAATCTGACACGCCAGCGATTAAACAATTGATGAATGCATACGAAGAAACTGGGAAATCAGTGATTGGTGTCCAAGAAGTTGAAGAAAACTTAACGCATAGATATGGCATTATCGATCCAATGGAAAAGTCAGGTAGAAAATACGAGGTGGCGAAATTTGTTGAAAAGCCAAAACAAGGCACAGCACCTTCTAATTTAGCAATCATGGGACGTTATGTATTGACTGCAGATATCTTTGATTACTTAGCAACGCAAGGTAAAGGCGCAGGGGGTGAAATCCAACTTACAGATGCAATTGAACGTTTAAACACTGACGATCAAGTCTATGCTTATGATTTTGAAGGTGAACGTTATGATGTAGGGGAAAAATTAGGATTTGTGAAAACTACGATTGAGTATGCTTTGAAAGATGAATCGATGCGTGATGAATTAGTTGATTTTATTAAAAGTTTGAAAATAGATTGAATTCTTGCATTAAGATTATTCAAACATAATAGATAAGGGTAGAATTCTATCATTTGAACTGTTATATGTATCGACTGAAATGGTTGGTATACTATGAGGTGATGAAATGAAACAAAAGAAAACAAACGCGATGCGAATTTTAGACAGTCAAGCTATTGCTTATAGCGTGAATACATATGATATTAGTACACACCATATGGATGGGGAACATGTAGCACAAAAAGTAGGTGTTGATCCAGACCATGTATATAAAACACTTGTTTTAGAAAATGCAGCGCATGAGCACTTCGTATTTATTATACCAGTAAATAAAACATTAGATATGAAAACAGCAGCCCAATCAGTGACAGAAAAAAAGTTGAACTTAATGCCGCTTGAACAATTGAAAAAAGTTACTGGTTATATTAGAGGCGGTTGTTCTCCAAT
This window harbors:
- the norA gene encoding multidrug efflux MFS transporter NorA yields the protein MKKQFIILYFNIFLVFLGIGLVVPVLPVYLKDLGLKGSDLGILVAVFALAQMIISPFGGTLADKLGKKLIICIGLGLFAISEFLFAASHTFSLLIVSRILGGFSAGMVMPGVTGMIADISSGRDKAKNFGYMSAIINSGFILGPGLGGLLAEVSHRLPFYVAGFSGCLALILSIILIKNPKHETQDGFTKYQPELLTKIDWKVFLTPIILTLVLAFGLSSFETLFPLYTADKAQYSPIDISFAITGGGILGAVFQVFFFDKFMNYFKELTFITYSLLYSAIILLALTFVHSYWSIMLISFIVFIGFDMIRPAITNYFSNIAGNRQGFAGGLNSTFTSMGNFIGPLVAGTLYDINFEFPLYMSIFVMVLGMLVIFIESQLRSRFRKT
- a CDS encoding PPC domain-containing DNA-binding protein, whose amino-acid sequence is MIYQVDGKTIVLVLEQGEDIVSAVTDIATEQGGQFGTVSGIGACASAELNFYNLETKTYEKKTIDEPLELISLMGNISHIDEKPFAHLHATFGTNQYDTLSGHLTKAVVSATAEIVITMTNLDINRKYNETIGLNLLDL
- a CDS encoding DedA family protein; amino-acid sequence: MEQWITHFMEQHGYLGIGLLILLENIFPPIPSEIILTFGGFMTTKSDLGFIGVTITSTLGSVIGAIVLYGIGAWIGERNLYRFVNRYGKFLRVKIKDIDRTINWFEKYGYWTIFFCRFVPLLRSLISIPAGLTRMNIPLFILFTTLGTLIWNIVLIYLGQAVGGNWHAIVYYMNIYSKIIYFILIVLVIFIIWKWIKRQKTHK
- a CDS encoding GTP-binding protein, whose amino-acid sequence is MKNIKQPKIAITVVTGFLGSGKTTFLSNYVKYLLNKNENPSIIVNEYGNIDVDSNALSHDIEVASILNGCICCDLQRDLIKQLKHFINKSAMHHIIIEATGIAHPIEIIAACQDPEIVEHLATPVVIGLADAPRFLNRAQCTDSTIQLMEEQLKVSHAIVINKMDLLKSVEYDKIKEIEKINPQALKFYTSYADLNMDNLILTTDDSMSHLGQPMHHHGIKSLQYQFTGPIDRQLFYQFILRLPDNVLRLKGYVKFHDTPNDIYEFQYAFGLPDYEVIDTAMPLTIVIIGEQIDENQLRNKLDMLQFT
- a CDS encoding aldo/keto reductase family oxidoreductase gives rise to the protein MNKVKINQYVSFSNVIQGFWRAKDWNWTPQQLNRYLNELVERGITTMDHADIYGSYSCESIFGEALKLSPQLRDQIEIVTKCGIVLPSSPLHETSGHRYDHSKEHIVQSVDRSLQNLQVEQLDSLLIHRPSPLMDPNEVTEAIKALVKQGKVKSFGVSNFNKSEYDLLSKCLVCDKLHITLNQLEVSPYTLDAIENGIINHMYKDDVKIMSWSPMAGGKLFDLEDEKSARIMAVVSPLAQKYNVTLNGIVMAWLNKHPASLMPVLGTHKIERIDEAINGLKVSLTDQEWFDIYTASLGHDIP
- a CDS encoding DUF1361 domain-containing protein, whose translation is MQARYIARSIFLILILVSIFFNNYFQFMTLNLFLAYVPFELCLLLNLFKPKYKYEWPLFIIFTLIFVLMVPNTLYMITDLIHLNQFNFNFYQGLVISEWAYFAFLVSGVLLAIYLLILMFLEMEQFTQHLWLNRLIIVVMMFLNGLGIFIGRFLRLHSVYLIHEPLHIFNEVSSSLNTDTLRFILLLIALQVIIFLFAKGVRSVK
- the ybaK gene encoding Cys-tRNA(Pro) deacylase, which translates into the protein MKQKKTNAMRILDSQAIAYSVNTYDISTHHMDGEHVAQKVGVDPDHVYKTLVLENAAHEHFVFIIPVNKTLDMKTAAQSVTEKKLNLMPLEQLKKVTGYIRGGCSPIGMKRQFPTVIDQNAQALDSIYISGGDRGVQINIRVKDLIAVTQAQVMHIIQETK
- the mdh gene encoding malate dehydrogenase; this translates as MTKQKVSIIGGGNTGATLAFIVAQQELADVVLIDRPTNEGQVKGKALDILESSPVYGFDINVKGSVDYTDTKNSDVVVITAGVPRKPGMSRDDLVQVNEAVMHDVTKEIVKYSPDCKIIVLTNPVDAMTYSVLKASGFPKERVIGQSGVLDTSRYLTFIAEALKVSIKDIKGLVLGGHGDTMVPLVDSTNVNGVPLHKLLDAQQIETIVERTRKGGAEIVELLGNGSAYYAPASAVYSMIEAILKDQHRLLPSIALLEGEYQFTDICLGVPTILSSNGIESIVDLNLSNDEYEQLKVSAESVQEVKQALKL
- the galU gene encoding UTP--glucose-1-phosphate uridylyltransferase GalU gives rise to the protein MRKIKKAIIPAAGLGTRFLPATKAMPKEMLPILDKPTIQYIVEEAARAGIEDIIIVTGKHKRAIEDHFDNQKELEMILEEKDKQELLEKVKYSTELANIFYVRQKEQKGLGHAIYSARQFIGTEPFAVLLGDDIVESDTPAIKQLMNAYEETGKSVIGVQEVEENLTHRYGIIDPMEKSGRKYEVAKFVEKPKQGTAPSNLAIMGRYVLTADIFDYLATQGKGAGGEIQLTDAIERLNTDDQVYAYDFEGERYDVGEKLGFVKTTIEYALKDESMRDELVDFIKSLKID